GTACGGGCTCGACCACCCCGACTACGCGGTCACCGCGGCCGAGGCCGAACGCCGCGGGGACACCGAACTCGCCACCGCACTCAGGGAAGTGGAGCACAGCCGGACCGCCGACGCGGTCACCGTCCGCGAACGGCTGGCCGCCCGGCTTCGCCGTCTCGCCCATGCGCTGGAGGTCCCACGATGATCTGCCCGCACTGCCAGGCCAGCCTGTTGCGCCGTGAGCGCACCGACCGCACCTGCGCCAAGTGCCGGCGGAGATTCGCGCTGGACCCGAAGCAGGGCGGGTCCGGCTTCAGCGATCTGAGGCTGCGGGAGCTGGTCCGCCGGCTGACCGAGGACGGGCGGCTCGCGGTGACCGTGGAGCAGCTGTGCTACGCCCGCGAGCGCCGCCGGCCGGGCGCGCAGGGACCGCGGCCCGCCCGCGGCCGGGGCCGGCTGGTCGGCTCCGCCCTGGCGGTGCCGGTCGCCGCCGTCCTGGGCGTCCTGGCCGGCACCCGCGGCGGGCCGGCGGCCCTGGTGTCCGGGGTCGCGGCGGCAGCCGTGCTGCTGCTGTCCGTCCTGCTGCTGCGCCGGGGGCCGGCCGGGCCGGCGGCACGCCCGGTCCGCTCGGACTGGACCGCCGAGTCCTTCCGCCGATCGGTGCTGGCGCCGTGGCGGGAGGTGTACGGGGAGTTGCCGGCGGGCGTGGTCGAGCGGGAGGCGGTGGTCCCGGGCCCGGTCCCGGCCGAGCCGGTCGCCGCGCTGCTCTGCCCGGATCCGGCGATCGGCGCCTTCCTGCACGCCAACGCCTTCCCGCAGCGGCACGGCGTGGTGCTGGCGGCGGAGCTGAGATCGGTACCACCCGGCCTGCCGCTGGTGGTGCTGCACGACGCGTCACCGAGCGGCTGCCTGCTGGTGGAGCAGGCCCGGGCCGCGCTGCCCGGCCGCCGGATCGTGGACGCCGGCCTGCCGCCGCGCGCCCTGCTGGAGCAGCCCCGGGCGCCGCGGCTGCGGGAGCCGGGCCAGGCCCGGTCGGAGCTGGCCCGGCTGCGGGCCGGCGGGCGGTTGAGCGCGGCCGAGCTGGACTGGCTGGACCAGGGCTGGTGGAGCCCGCTGGCCGCGGCCCGGCCGGCCACCGTGCTCGCCGCCGCCGGCCGGGCGGTGTCCCGGGCGTCGGCCGAGGACCCGGCCCGCACCAAGCGCCGGGCGCTCACGGTGGGCTTCCTCACCTGGCCGGGCGAGGGGGCCACATGACGATCCGTGGACTGCTGGACCGTGCCCTGCTCGCGGCCGCCCGGCGGGCCGGCGAGCCCGAGGGCCTGCGCTTCACCGAACGGCAGCTGTACTACGAGCTGTGCCGGGTGCTGCAGCCGCTGCACCGGGGGCCGCGCCGCCTCCCGTACACCCTGGCGCCGCCGGTCCGGTACCGGGACTTCCGCGCCGCGCTCGCCGGACGGCCCGAGATCGGGGTGCTGCCGCCGCCCGCCTCCCGGCCGGCCGCCGCCCTGCCGCCGGCGGAGAGCGACCTGTACGACTACGCCTTCCCCCGGCTGCTGGTCTGCCAGGACCGGTCGATCGCCGCGATGATCCGCGCCAACGGGATCCACCTGGAGGCGGCCTGCCCGGTGTTCGCCGCCGCCGACCTGCCGCTGGACGCCCGGCTGACCGAGGCGCTCGACCGGGCCGGCGGCGCCGTGGTCCACGTGCTGCACGACGCCAGCCCGGCCGGACTGGCCTGCTACCGCCGGATCCGCGACCGCTACTCCCCGCTGCTGCGGGTGCGCCCGATGGGCCTGGCCCCGCGGGACGCGGCGGCCCTGCACCTGACCGCCGGACGGTCCCCGACGCCCTACCGCGGGCCGCTGCCGCCGGGGATGCGGGCGGGCGAGCGGGCCTGGCTGGCCGCGGGGCGGTTCAGCGAGGTCGCCGCCGTACCCCCGGCCCGGCTGCTGCGGACGGTCATCCGCGGCGTCCGGGGGGAGGGCGTCCCGGCCCGCCTCCCGGTCCGGCACCGGCTGCGCGGCCTGCGCGGCTCCGGCTTCCTCACCTGGCCGTCCCCATGACCCCCACCCGCGAGGACTCGGACGATGACCCAGCCACGGGAACTCACCTACGCCGACGAGCTGCTCGCCGACGGCACGGTGCACCGCCGCTACGCCGACGGGCGCAGCGAGTGGCGGCGCCGGCGGCCCGACGGGCGGGTCGAGTGGCAGGACGACCGCAACGACTCCGGCACCGACGAGCGGCTCGGTGAGGACCTGGTCAAGCGGACCCACGCGGACGGCCGGGTGGAGTACGGGCGGGACATCGGCTACGGCCGGACGGTCTGGGGCCGCGGCGAGCTGGTCCTGGTCAACCGCAGCGCCTTCGGCGGGCGGCTGGGGGTGGTGCTGGGCGTCCTCGGCCAGGCGGCCGCGGGGGTGCCCGCCGCGCAGCTCCCGCCGCAGGCGCTGACCCCCGACGAGGAGGAGGAGCTGCGCCGGCGGGCGCGGGAGCGGCAGCCGGCCGGCTCCCCGGGCGGCGGGGGCGAGGGGGAGGGCGGTACGGACCCGGTGGCCTCCGACTGGGAGGACGGCGACGACTGGCACGAGGACGACTTCGGCTGAGAGGGGTTCGACCATGGCACGCTGCTGTGCCTGCGCGGGTGGCGACGGCGGGCGGGCACGGGCCCAGCTCGCGCTGGTCACCGGTGCGAAGACGGACGGCCCGGCCGCGCTGATCCCCGGTGAGCCGGGGCACGCCGAGGGGCCGTTCACGGTCGCCGGGCGCAGCGCCGTCGGCGAGGTCACCCTGCACAACCGCGGCGAGCTGCTGGCGGCCCTGGCGGCCGCCGGCGACCCGGTGCCGGCGGACCGCCCCGACGGGGAGCTGCTGCTGCGCTGCTGGCTGCGGCTGGGCGCCGAGGGCGTCCGGGCCGCGGAGGGCATGTTCGTGCTGGTGGTGGTGGACGGCGCGGACCTGGTGCTGATCCGCGACCACGTCGGTGCGCGGACGGTGTTCTACGCCCGGGCGGCGGGCTGCTGGGCGGCGGCCACCTCGCTGCGGGTGCTGCGCCACTGGCCGGCGCTGGCCACCGGGCTGGACACCGCCGCGGTGCGCTCCTTCCTGACCTTCGCCTACCTGCCGGGCGAGGAGACGCTGCTGCGCGGGGTGCGGGAGGCGCTGCCCGGCCGGATCCTGCGGCTGCGCGGGGACGGCTCGGTGCGGGAGGAGCGGTTCTGGGAGCCCGCCGAGGCGCTGTGGGCGGAGCCGCTGCCGGCCGGCGAGTACGCGCTGGGGCTGCGCGGGCTGCTGGAGGACGCGGTGCGGCGCCGGCTGCCGGCCACCGGCGAGGCGGCGGTGCTGCTGTCCGGGGGCGTGGACAGCTCGCTGGTGACCGCGCTGGCGGCCAAGCTGCACACCCGGTCGGTCCGCACCTACTCGGTGAGCTTCGGCGAGGAACTGCCCAACGAGCTGGGGTACTCCGGCCTGGTCGCGGCGCACTGCCGGACCTCGCACCGGGTGCTGACCGTGTCCGGCGCGCAGGTCGCCGCCCGGCTGGCGGACACCGTTGCGCTGCTGGACGGGCCGGTCGGGGATCCGCTGACCGTACCGAACCTGCTGCTGGCGGAGGCGGTGGCCGCCGACGGGCCGCGGGTGGTGCTCAACGGCGAGGGCGGCGACCCGGTGTTCGGCGGCCCGAAGAACCTGCCGATGCTGGTGTCCGAGCTGCACCG
The window above is part of the Kitasatospora sp. HUAS MG31 genome. Proteins encoded here:
- a CDS encoding asparagine synthase, encoding MARCCACAGGDGGRARAQLALVTGAKTDGPAALIPGEPGHAEGPFTVAGRSAVGEVTLHNRGELLAALAAAGDPVPADRPDGELLLRCWLRLGAEGVRAAEGMFVLVVVDGADLVLIRDHVGARTVFYARAAGCWAAATSLRVLRHWPALATGLDTAAVRSFLTFAYLPGEETLLRGVREALPGRILRLRGDGSVREERFWEPAEALWAEPLPAGEYALGLRGLLEDAVRRRLPATGEAAVLLSGGVDSSLVTALAAKLHTRSVRTYSVSFGEELPNELGYSGLVAAHCRTSHRVLTVSGAQVAARLADTVALLDGPVGDPLTVPNLLLAEAVAADGPRVVLNGEGGDPVFGGPKNLPMLVSELHRDDPAPLARAEAYLRSYRKCYEDLPRLLTAQVLRELADAPPPTRFVAPYLRPGPMRTLLNQLLHCNLRTKGAHHILTKVERLTAARGLQGRSPLFDRRVVDHAFATPPRWKLNGTAEKWVLKEAVRDLLPATVIDRPKSGMRVPVQRWLSGPLRELSGDLLLGPRARQRGLFREDTVRTWMRGDGLLLPRQGGKLWLLLTLELWLRAYDL